The Nakaseomyces glabratus chromosome D, complete sequence nucleotide sequence TAAAGCCATCAACTCTGCTAGAGGCGATGTCCAGCTAGTTATCAACTACTTGAAGTCATCTGCAGGTGTCGCTGATAAGATTGATGGCAGACTAGTCAATACTGGTTCCAACTACTTCAACTATGTCAAGAAGGAGCCATTGGGTGTCTGTGGTCAAATTATCCCATGGAACTTCCCACTTTTGATGTGGGCTTGGAAGATCGCACCGGCTTTGGTTACTGGTAACACAGTTGTATTGAAAACAGCTGAATCCACCCCATTGTCCGCTTTATATGTTTCAAAATACATCCCTAAAGCTGGTATCCCACCTGGTGTAATTAACATCGTTTCTGGTTTTGGTAAGATCGTTGGTGAAGCCTTGACTACTCATCCAaagattaaaaaaattgctttcACTGGTTCCACTGCTACTGGTAAGCACATCTATTCTTCTGCTGCTCAAACATTAAAGAAGGTAACTTTAGAATTAGGAGGTAAGTCTCCTAATATTGTCTTCGCCGATGCTGATTTAAAGAAGGCTGTTCAAAACATTATATTGGGTATATACTACAACTCAGGTGAAGTTTGTTGTGCAGGTTCAAGAGTTTATGTAGAGGAATCTATCTACGATGAGTTTGCTCAAGAGTTCAAGACAGCATCCGAAGCGCTAAAAGTTGGTAACCCATTTGATGAATCTACATTCCAAGGTGCTCAAACTTCTCAAATGCAACTAGATAAGATCTTGAGTTATGTGGAAATTGGTAAGAAGGAAGGGGCAACCTTGATTACTGGTGGTGAAAGAATCGGTGAAAAGGGTTACTTCATTAAACCAACTATTTTTGGTGATGTTACTGAAGATATGAGAATtgttaaagaagaaatttttgGTCCCGTTGTTACTGTTACAAAGTTCAAAGATTTGGATCATGTTGTTCAAATGGCTAACGACTCCGAATATGGTTTGGCTGCAGGAATTCACACAACCAACATAAACAGTGCCGTTAAGGTTGCTGATAGATTAAAGGCTGGTACAGTGTGGGTTAACACATATAACGATTTCCACCAAAATATTCCATTTGGTGGTTTCAATGCTTCTGGTTTGGGTCGTGAAATGTCCAAGGAGGCATTGGACGGATATCTACAAGCAAAGGCTGTCCGTGTTAAACTGGATTAATGTGCTAAACTTTAAGGCCATTAAAGTTGTCAGCTTTGTCAATCTATGTCTAACTGAGATGAGTCTCAATCATTTCTGTACTATTATGGTTGGAACTTCATTCCAATGGAGGTTTAACTAATAGAGGAAAAAAGTCGTCGGTGTGTGCATATTAGGAGAGCATCGAGGTGAGTAGTGATACATCCCATGTTGCGATGGGATGTATCATTTGCCTAAATAGATATCCTATTATTATGCAAATagcaataatatattcttcaaattgaGATAATGATTTTACTTCAACTATAAATATATCattcatatatattcttaAAAGTATATTCAACATAAGTGCTTTATTTATTCTCCTCTTTATATGAAGTATCAAGGTTGTTCATGCTTCACTTCAAGatgaaagaataaaaaaggTTATGGGTACTACTATATGAGGAGGATATGAGATTTACTTATGTATtacttttttgtttgactaagaatatataatttgtAATGTATGTTACGTAATTAGATATAACCTTTCTCTAATCCAGATGTAAATCGCTATTACACAAAGCTAGCTCTGGTTGACAAAAGAGTTTGTGTTCGGACTTACCATTTATGTCAAAAAGGAACGCGTTTgtatcaagaagaaaatcatCTTGGAAATTATTCTCTATTATCTCAGGAAGCTTAATTTTCCAATTGTCATCGATAATGTTTGCAAACATTTTAGGAATAAATAATTCGAGAGTTGTAAAACGCTTGTGAAAAGGCATTGCCAAGAAAAAACGCTTGTTGGAATTTGCCGAATCAGGTCGTTCACTATAAACCAGGATAGGTTcatcttttttctttgctatcAAAAACATCATTTGATCAATGTAATTTTTACCCCAATAGGACAAAGTCATAGGCTTGATTATATTCGGAAATGCTATGAAAACATCTGATATTAATGTATTAAGTTCTTCAGATCTACTAGGGTCTAAGTTTCGTAATTTCAAAATGCATTCATTAACATCGTTCTCCAAGTTAATTTGGTTGCCATCATCTCTCCAAAAGCAAAGTTCTGATAGGTTAAATTCTCGATAAAGCAATTCTAGTCTACTCTTAAAATTCTCTGGTAAGCCAACATCTGTATGTGTTATAATTCTACCATGTAACTCGTTCCAACCCTCATCAAACAATCGTCCAATTACTATGTCATGTCTAAAATCATTTGGTTGTTCATTCCGTCTATATATACTCAGTACGGAATATAGAATATAGCATTGCCTTTTAGAAAGCCATCGAACAGAAATGTGATTTACATTATAATCAATGCTTTCTAAGTCGATtgattcaaaaaatattctcaTTTCTAAATCTAAATCCACATCATAATGCAATacattatttattaattctCTTATATTGGGCTGGTTCACTttatctttcaaaaattcaatacCCATGTCCCTCTGTGCTAGAGTTCCTATTGAGAATATATCACTTTTGCTCTTCGCTGTAGTCTCACACAGATCAAATGCAGACACATTTGAACCCAAAACTGGATATATAGTCAAAAGTATCAAGGATAATAAGAATATCTTGCTTATGTTGACTCTAGAATTTGACGAGGTCACAGAACGATTTATTGCATATGCCAACTGTCGAATTAAGTAACCAGTCAAAGCATGGCTTTTCATGATACATAGGATTTGGGATATCGATCAAGCATCAATTGTCAAATGTGTTCATACAGCTAACTCACTATAAATGGTAGTTTTCATATAGCGTTTTCTTTTAGTAAGCAGTCGATGCATGTACACAGCGATGATTTTATATAACACGATTGAGCGAGAAAAAGTTTAACAAGAAACAATTTTCTTGAATGGCAAGTTAATACGGCTTTCAGATAAAGTAGAGAAAAagctaaaaaaaaatcaatgagCTGAATAAAATCCTATTTGAAGACATAGTTTTATATGACTTCGAATATATAAGCTAACTTTGGTACAATAATTTCTATACCAACTATCTTTGAATGTTTatcttgaaaattttttaaaatgcTGTGTAGTTGGaaataaattttgatatcttcTCTCTAGTTATCTTGTAGCATCAATACCAAAACATTAACTTCAGGTTCTTATTTAAACACCATCATCAATTTATAATGATTTGGTGCCAGTCACAACTATTACCTGtggaatataaaaaattttggtaACCCAAGGtatattttacaaaattCAACATTGTTGTTACTTGCATTGAAACATTTTACTCCAATATGACCATAATTTAAGCCTACCCAAGTACAACGTAAGCTGTCTGTACAAGATATGATAAAGCACTGGAATTCTATCCTAGAATACATAATTTTAAACTCTACGTATAGCGCAGTTATTGAACATAAAAGTTGCATTACCATTACAGTGAACTGATAAAATGCCCATGCCTGAGACACATAAAGTTTAGCGTACTGAAAAAAACACAATAATCCACATTAGGAAAATCTATAATTCAACTGGAGACAAACGTTTCCCAAATATGCATTTCTCACTTCAACCGCAAATATTCATATATCGGTTAATCTACATgtataaaaatattcacagattttggtttttgCCTCTATGGAACACCTTtgcttttatttcatttctaatGCGTAGAATTCCTGTATTGTCCTATGAAACTCTATACAATTTCAGCaaacaaataaatattgTGGTCTTGTCATAATAATTAGcaatattaatattgaCACATTATCATTTTGTTTAATCTATTGGactaattaataataacagCCTGAGGGTATTCATCAAGAACAGTTTAGCTTTGACATCAATAACATCGGAAATAATCTCCTCAGATAACTATCACCACTAATATGCTATTATATCATGCTACCGAATACCTTAATAAATTAATACTGTTTGATCCCTCGTGGTGACAAAATACTGTTGtctttatcaaaattatgTTCTTCCCATAAGCCCACAACCTGAGTTAGCAGTTATCATGAAAAATCATGATCATATATTCTACTACAATAATTGTTGAATTGGTGCAAGAGattttttcaagttctcaaaaaaaaaaaaccttcctaaagagaagaaaagtaCCTGCAATAGCAATAGCATAACATTGCACatgatattaaatattttatgaagGGAATCTTCTTAAAATATAGACGAGCaacaaaattttcagaagTTTGAGCCAATAAACCTCAATACTAACCAAATGTCTAATGGATCGAATAATACACATACAATATCCCagtaaaatataaataccGATCCTATTATAATGtcaaatattgaaataCCAATAATATGGAAATTTTAAGTGACTGCCAGCTAATCagaaacacaaaaaaaCTGTGCTAATAACAACGAGTTTGTTAGGCAATTATAAATCCTGGCTAATATTCACCATCAATAACAAACCAAATTGCACACATTGACTTCATGAGCatccaattgaaaaattttcaacatTATTGTATACTTGAAAGTATACGCTAAACTGACAAACAAAGAGAACATCTATGACTAATTCCGCAAATCCGATACCATTATTCAATTGCTTTTCAACTGGGAGTTCTAATCCTTAAATCATGTCCTAAACACCACTATTTAATTCAGATAACACCTTCTATGAATGACACCTGTGTAGCCAACTACACCTATCAGTTGAAACAGTCACAGCGGAACTCTTGGTGTTGTTTGTACATTGTTGTATCAAGTAAGGACTCGGGCGATGGTGGTTTATCCTTTAATGATACTACACAACCATAACTCAAACCAATCTTAAACTGAATGTATCAATTGGTCTCCATAAGCTTTCATTCTAGATGTAGTCAATAGAAGAGAGCTCTCTAACGAGAGTGGAATCCTCCTTTTTAGCTCTAAACATGTGCGTTCTAGAAACAATTTGAGGCAGGGTAATTTCATACCCACAATTGGATAATTTTAATCAGATGATCCACGTATCTTAttatatatctttttttttgcgtAACCATAACTGCTGCCAATGCTGGCTCTAAGGGTGATACTCCAGCTGCAGACGCTGGATTAGCTGTTGTAGCTAAGGACTTCACAAGCAACTCAGTTGCTGTGCAGCAACAATACAGTGTAAGGAGCACAAGCTATTGCTTCTACCGCACCAACAGTACATCAAATAAACAAGATTACTGCTTTATCCATGAAACAATTTAAGTTTAGTGTTAATACAATTGTGACCATTTTGATGTTAACTATTTTTTGAACTAAATATTCTTCTACtctcaaaataaatatgtaAAATATAGATTAATTTATAACAATTCCTCCATGTTTAGCGTATGCAAGTAACAGATATTATATGCTTATACTACTAACATCTTTCTCATTGTTGTTTGTATTTCAGTGTCAACACTAATGTTAGTTATGTGTTCACAGCCATCTTTTTCAGTAagcatttgaaaagaataattaaaatttatGTAAACCAAAATACCATTGGTCTTGCTCCTGTTGACATATCTACAGAATATTGGTTTTGTACTGAAAAAACTGTACTATTTTACTTTCGCAGTATTAGTGTTATTAAAAACAATTATATTTAAAATTCATCTGTCAATGTCACGACTGTCACCTCATATAATTGCTGTTTTAGTTTAGTTAAATCATTATTATATGATAATATGTACTCTGAAGTAGTACATCCTCTATGAGTATCGCCATTAAGGCACAAACTATTTGCCGAagtgtttcttttttgtttagaACCTCTAATATTCCTTAGGATAGTTGtctgaaatatttatacAATAAATGGCGTAGTTTCGTTTACATTCGGAAGATATGGCAAATTAGATGTCAATAAATAAAACTATGTTAGTGTGCAAATTGGTGTAAGATTGAATCTTGATTATCTTATTAAAGGAGTTTCGATTGAGCAATACAGAGTATATTATAAAAGttctgaaaaataaaacaaaatccAAAACTATAAAATTTTCCGGCTGATGTCAATTTCGATACTTCATCTGTGTTTTattcttccaattgaaTAGCAATCCGTCAAAAATTCACGAGGATACACATACATGAACAGTGTGTGAACTTATAATGTTGTATCTTCAAGCGCGTAGAAGCGTCAATTGCAACTAAAAGGTATTGTGTAACTGCAAGATTCTGACCGGTACATACCTTAGTAAGTGCGACGTTGTCTACTTTTCTCAAAAGTCCTTCAAATCGATAAATAATTGTTTCTTGAAGTCCGCAAAGAGGACGATGGCgacaaatattttgaactGCTCAACAACCTTGATTGGGTTATTAACAAGTTACTTGTAGTTGAGGATTATGTAAGCAAGTATTCTTCTCCATATTGGAGGATATTTGAGAAATACTACCTATTCTACTGTGTTGAGTTTCACATTGTAGTCAACGAGTTAGTCGATGGTGAAGCAGAAACAATCATTACATTAGATACTATAGATCTTGAAAAAACATTCCAGAACACTTTGGTCAAGGACTGTGGCTTTAAATGGAAAGAAACGTAGACAGTTATTGACCCACAGAAgagaatattatttaaagGTTATCTGAATTTAGttgtaaacaaaaaaacaacacGGTTTggaaaattacaaaatatgGAGTTCATAAGTTCAAAGATCGTTCTATTCTTCCACAAGCAAATGGCAAGAActtattactattataaGGTACAAAGAACTGCTCTCGAATGTTCAGTTAGCAAGTTAAGGTAGCTGCCTATTCAAGTCAGACAAAGATTCTACTTGTGTTCTTTAGACGTTTTCTGAACTTACTGAAAATAGACTAAGCAATTGGATATCTGTTATAGACGAATAGGTGAGAAGACTTATGGTATATATTGAAATGCAATGAACCTTAAGGCCTTGATCCTAATGCTGTCTCCTGAAAACAAAGTTCCAGGTGGCATACCTGACTATGTTATTGTTCTCGCCAATGACAAAAACTGTTCCAACTTTCGGGCAGCCTTATAGGACAATTATGAAAGCCGAATTACGTCGGCCATCTGATCTTCTGATCAATAAAGTGATCCACATTATCAACAAAAGCCAAAAAAAACCTCGAATAAAACGGAAGCCCATTGTTTCCAAATGAAATGCAGATAATGGTTTGAATCATATGTGTCAGGATTTTCCAGAGCTTGATTTTCCGATCATGATTTTCCACTCACAAGATTATTTGGAACTCTAAGGCTCTTATATTTGCGGTAGCCTATTATGTGGGTGCACAAGAGATAGTGgaatttcttgttttaCGAAGGTGCTGGACGAAAGGTTCTTATTTCAACAATTTACATAAGATTTTCTTTCCACTTTCTGTGGAGTAGTTGGGAATTTCCGTGATTACCTTGTGTAAAATCGcattaaaaagaaataatggAAGAAGTCTTCTAAGGGATGAAAGTACTGACCAACTAGCTGGGGTGCATGGCCTTAGAACAAAAACTAGTCAAGTGTTGTTCATAGAAACCTTGGCGATCGCAAAGTGATAGCCAACGTTTATTTAACAAGATAGTTGGATAGTTGTCAATGTTTCAGGTAAATCCCAAAGGATACCCCCTTTGGGATTTACCTCGCTATATTCAAATGCCCTTGCGGGATATCTTTCCCCGACATCTCGAATGAGCAGTAGATTGAACTTCTATGACCAGATTGTGAAGAGTATGACTGTTGCCCCTTGACTTTCCGGGCACCCGTGACCCATTTTAAAGCGCAGGCGCAAGTGTTTCTACTGAAGCCTTCGGTAAGATCCTCAAGGATCCCTCACACTGTTTCCGGAATTCGCTTAAATGGGAATATCACGCCATTTCGGATCATTTGCTCAATTAGGCAATACTTACTCTGATGCCAATAAATCACCCGCACCCATAGTTCCCGGTCGACGGGAGATTGGCGATATGAGGAAAAGTGGGCCCATTTTCCCAATCGGGAAATTGGGTGGCTGGGAAAATGCGGAAAAGTGGGCCCATTTTCCCAATCGGGAAATTAGATGACTGATGAGATGCGGGATTTTCAGATTTCCTATGATTTTCTATGAAACTGCCGAATGTTTGGGACAGTTTTATAGGTCCTTcgagaaaaagaaacaacagTGCACTTACTAATGCATGTACCGATCACAACCTCATTGTGGCAagagggggggggggaggtATGCTTTTGTGACGCAGACAACGCTGCATTGAATTACAGGTCCACATATTACTTTGTCGAGTCTATCATTTGCAAGCCCTTAACAGATTACTAAACATGTACTTGGCAATTCTATCGGGAAAGTGCAAGCTTTATTGAATCCATAAATTGCTGCTCAGTACGTTGTATGCTTAAAGAATTAATTTACTAAATCTTTTAGGAATGATAACCAAGTAGATTgaaacttttctttttacttGGGTGTTACCATATATTTATCCTATTGAACCATTATCTGTTATCTTTGCGGACTTCCCCATTCTAGAATAGATGCCGGGTATTCCCACTTTGTACTGTACCATTACTAACTTTCTGATACTCTGTGGCATCTATGAAGTGGGTAACAAACATTCAGAACGAATAGGAGTGGGCATGAATTATATGCAAATCCCGAAATTTAAACAACGGTCAAAATAACTTGGGGGTCAATCTTTTGATCCCTCCATTAACTGCCTAAGATGCGAAGTATCAATGCAACTGtgcaaaaatatttatatataaaatcaAAGTCAGTTTCCATTTTCTTTATGTTGAACCTGATACTCATCCTCTCTCCCTGCAACATctcaaaaattttaataactttttttccaaaaaagTGGCAACAAACTATTAATACAAAATAGCGATCAAAGTTTTCCTAATTTTGTGATTTTAGCCTTTCACTTCATTAACACAATATAATACGACAATAACGGTAATATTTGCAAGTTAAAACAACATCAGCGAATACAGAATAAAACGTTATAAATAGAAGGATCCTCTGACATCCCTTCCTCAACaatcaaattttaaaaaaaatgttttccttttttttgcacTTCTTATTATATTTCGCATGGGTTAGAAGCAGTAATTCTGATTTATTTCATCTGGCAAAGAGAGATATAACACCAAATATAGAGAGCCACCCACAAGGGTGTAGTCCGGTAGACACCTCTGGGATAAAACCAGGTTTAAAAATGGATTTATACAGGTTCCCTATTACTCCACCTGGTACTGGCTGCTGGAGTTGGGATTGGCTCACAGTTACTCCGGACTTTCCCCGCTCGGGGTATTGGAAATGGCCAAAGATTGCAGAGGTAGATGGAGTTGTTGGCCCGTTACATCTCGACAGCGGACATCCAACGTGTGATCCTCTTACAAGTGTATTGCCACATGGATTTAACTATTTGCAATCAATCACAACCACAAACTTTACTATGGTTCTTCATGGCTACTTTGTTCCCAAGCAGAGCGGTAAATATacttttgaattcaaaGCTGATGATGCTTTACTACTAAATTTAGGGGCTGGAAATGCATTCAGTTGCTGTGACTATAATAATTCACAATACAATCAAGGCGAATATCTTGCATATGCAATATGgtcaaaaaataatcaaaCGGCTACACTGTATCTTGAAAAGGGTATATACTATCCTATAAGAGTGTTCTATCATAATAGATGCTGTGGAGCATACATGGATgttgtttattatttcaatGACTCGCCAATTCCTAATAGAGATTTCTCTGGTCTGCTGTTTTCTATCCCAGACAGTGACAGTTGTGATGCTAATATTGGATTTGATGAGACATGTTCTAGCATCAATACTATCACTACTTATAGCACACAATATATCACTACTTCCCCTCCAAGTGGTAGTACTCCTATTACCAGTACAATCTACTATATTGCTACACCGTGCAATAACACACCAGAGAAACCTAGGTGTCCCACTGGTTTTTATGATCCATTTAATAATGTTTGCTATATTCCAGATTATACCACAACATTTACATCTGATGGTCACACCATTACAGAGGTGGTATCACATATTACCACAACAGATTCGAACAGAAAAACagttacatacaccacaaCAATGATGTCCTACGCAGAAAACGGTCCAGGACTATATACATCGTTcggccctgcacctccagtggagacgcacacggttgttcttgagaacaacatgacgaactacgaggttgtatcttactggaccaccaccaacgaggttggagggttgatcacgacgagcagcaccagcacgtacagcgctccacctttgacagtgacggccactactg carries:
- the ALD4 gene encoding aldehyde dehydrogenase (NADP(+)) ALD4 (CAGL0D06688g~Ortholog(s) have aldehyde dehydrogenase (NAD) activity, aldehyde dehydrogenase [NAD(P)+] activity and role in NADPH regeneration, acetate biosynthetic process, ethanol metabolic process, pyruvate metabolic process) translates to MFRSTTSNVLTRALRTRNAGVSSVMVLRAYSHLPLHVPIKLPNGLEYEQPTGLFINNQFVPSKQHKTFEVINPSTEEEICHIYEGREDDVESAVQAADTAFKNGSWTDIDPFERGQALYKLAELIEKDKEIVASIESLDNGKAINSARGDVQLVINYLKSSAGVADKIDGRLVNTGSNYFNYVKKEPLGVCGQIIPWNFPLLMWAWKIAPALVTGNTVVLKTAESTPLSALYVSKYIPKAGIPPGVINIVSGFGKIVGEALTTHPKIKKIAFTGSTATGKHIYSSAAQTLKKVTLELGGKSPNIVFADADLKKAVQNIILGIYYNSGEVCCAGSRVYVEESIYDEFAQEFKTASEALKVGNPFDESTFQGAQTSQMQLDKILSYVEIGKKEGATLITGGERIGEKGYFIKPTIFGDVTEDMRIVKEEIFGPVVTVTKFKDLDHVVQMANDSEYGLAAGIHTTNINSAVKVADRLKAGTVWVNTYNDFHQNIPFGGFNASGLGREMSKEALDGYLQAKAVRVKLD
- a CDS encoding uncharacterized protein (CAGL0D06710g~Protein of unknown function) translates to MKSHALTGYLIRQLAYAINRSVTSSNSRVNISKIFLLSLILLTIYPVLGSNVSAFDLCETTAKSKSDIFSIGTLAQRDMGIEFLKDKVNQPNIRELINNVLHYDVDLDLEMRIFFESIDLESIDYNVNHISVRWLSKRQCYILYSVLSIYRRNEQPNDFRHDIVIGRLFDEGWNELHGRIITHTDVGLPENFKSRLELLYREFNLSELCFWRDDGNQINLENDVNECILKLRNLDPSRSEELNTLISDVFIAFPNIIKPMTLSYWGKNYIDQMMFLIAKKKDEPILVYSERPDSANSNKRFFLAMPFHKRFTTLELFIPKMFANIIDDNWKIKLPEIIENNFQDDFLLDTNAFLFDINGKSEHKLFCQPELALCNSDLHLD